The sequence ATTAGTCGCTTTAGTCGTTGTTAAGATTGTTCTGTCTCGGAGGGTCCCGGATGTCTGAGTTGTTTATGTGGGAATTCGAAGAAGCAAGGACCCTCCCCCCGGCGAAAACATGATTCAAACGTGTTGCAGACTTATGGGTTCCGGAAAAATGGTGAACTCAGAACACTCTTAGGAATCACATTTTACGAGTATGAAATTGTATTAACATGTACATGAAAGGAGGGCCAATTTTCTTCTCCAACTTTTGTTTTTGGTGGATTTTGAGCTATTTCGATTTTCAGAATATCCAGGTAAAAAGcaggcagaaacacacacacacacacacacacacacacacacacacacacacacacacacacacacacacacacacacacacacacacacacacacacacacacacacacacacacacaagtgatatatatatgtgtatatacgcagatatacagtatatatctatgaataaatatacataatgcgaagaatatatttaaataatcatattttaGAAACTGATATTACAATAACATTATctaaaacgaaaacaagaatAAAGGTGAGAAAAAATGTCACTACTGCTTTGGAATATCATTCTTCTCGCACACATGCAAACCTCACTTCGAAAACTGAACagacaaaagcacaaacaaacaggcagacagagaaacacagaaaccGACAGAAAAAaggcacgcacgtacacacagataTGCTAGTACAAGAATGAAGATGTGGTACTTTCAAGCAACTGTGTCGTTGAAGTCATGTTGAAGAAAAGAGATTCTTCCGCGCTGGGCAGAAGAGTTCCTGTGGAGACAAAGGTGTTGAAATTAATCagttatgtatgtgaatatacacataaacacacaaacacaaatatactgtacatatatatttatatgtacacacacacacacacacacacacacacacacacacacacacacacacacacacacacacacacacacacacacacacacacaccacatatatatatatatatatatatatatatatatatatatatatatatatatatatatatatatatatatatatttatgtttatttatgtacacacacacacacacacacacacacacacacacacaaacacatacacacacacacacacacacacacacacacacacacacacacacacacacacacacacacacacacacacacactcacaggtatgtatgtatgtatgtatatatatatatatatatatatatatataatataatatatatatatatatatatttatatatatatattatgtatatatatatatataaattatatatattaaatatatatataattattaatatatatatatatataatatatattatatatatatattataatatatatacattatacatatacatcatacatatacatatacatatacatactacatatacatatacataatacatatacatgtaacatataacatgtacatatacattatacatatacatatacatatacatatacatatacatatacacacacacacacacacacaccacacacgcacacacacacacacacacacacaccacaccacacacacacacatatatatatatataatactatatatatatatatatatatataatataattatatatatatatacatacatacctgtggtgtgtgtgtgtgtgtgtgtgtgtgtgtgtgtgtgtgtgtgtgtgtgtgtgtgtgtgtggtgtgtgtgtgtgtgtgtgttgtgtgtgtggtgtgtgtgtgtgtgtgtgtggtgtgtgtgtgtgtgtgtgtgtgtgtgtaagaaagagaAGCACCAGCTCTACCCACCAGCCACACAAGCAGTGAGGAAGGTGGCACAGCTCCCCGCGATCATGGCCCTCACCACGACGCTGGCCAGGTCGGCCTTCCTTTCGGGGGCCATAGCGCTGAAGCCGCCCAAGTTGATGCCGATGGAACTGATGTTGCTGAAGCCACACAGGGCGTACGTGGCGATGGTCTCTGCGCGTTTCTGCAAGATTATGTCATAATTCTATGATTGCACGAAACCTGCAGCCAACACAACAGGGGCGTCAATTGCAGGggctgttaccccccccccctcgtattACTAGATTACACCTACATAGGTTCGAGTATAGTTTGAAAATGACCCTAGAatagataatttttcaaaatctCTGCTTGCTTCGGTCGCCAAcctcccactaccccccccccccagaaaaagctGAAACGACGCCCCGGACGCACGAAGCAGGACAATGTAGGCGTAATGTGACCAGACGGGGAGGCTGAGTGGTCGGAGGGAGCTCAGGGTAGGACAGAGGCTGCCTTGTGGAACCTGGCTTTGACCCAAAGGACGAAGAAGGGAGTCAGCTCTTGTATAACTGTCACCTATGTAATATCCAGTGTCTAAATAAGAAGTGATATAACATCAAACATTATTCAATACTCACCTCGGAAAAAAATATGGTGCTTATTACAACCGAGACGCAAATGGTTTTCATTTAGAAACATACACGATACCCATCATGCACCTCGACCAAACACAAAATATTCAAAACACCCAAAACGAGAGAGGTGctccttactcactcactcagagCACAAAGCCAAACCTCAAACACAGACTCTGCTCATTACTCACCGAGATAGCTCCTGCTTTGATAAGTTCTGAGAGTTCTGAGTAAGCCATGAATTCGTTGACGATGATCTTGAGGCCGATGAGCTTACCGATCTGGTCGCACTCGGACCAGTTGACGCCCATCACGAAGGCCAGCGGGGTGAAGAGCACGCCGAACACGTTCTGCGGGGGAGGACGTGcggtgagaagggggaaggaggggggaggagggggaaggaggggggaggaggggggaggagggaggaggggggaggggaggaggggagggggggaggagaggaggggtgaggagaggaggaggaggaggaggaggaggaggaggaggaggaggaggaggaggaggaggaggaggaggagaggaaagaagaagaagaagaagaagaagaagaagaagaaggaaggaagaggggagggaggggaggaggaggggaagaggaggaggggaggaggaggaggaggggaggaggagggggagggggaggaggaggaggaggaggaggaggaggaggaggaggagaagaagaagaagaagaagaagaagaagaagaagaagaagaagaagagaagagaggaggaggaggggaggggagggaggggagggggaggaggagggaggaggaggagaggagaggagaggggaggagggtggaggagtaggaggaggaggaggaggaggaggaggaggaggaggaggaggaggaggagggagggaggaggaggagaaagagagatagaaggacggaggaggaggaggaggaggaggaggaggaggaggaggaggaggaggaggaggaggaggaggaggaggaagggagaagaggaggaggaggaggaggaggagagagagagaagaagaagaagaaggaggaaggaggaggaggaggaggaggaggaaggaggaggagaagaagaagaagaagaagaagaaggagaagaagaagaagaagaagaaggaggaggaggaggagggggggagggggaggagaagaagaagaagaagaagaaaaaaaagaaaaaggaggaggggaggaggaggggaggggaggagggggaggaggaggagaagaagaagaagaagaaagaagaagaagaagaagaaggaggaggaggaggaggaggaggaggagggggagggggagggggacaataGTATGACAAGATGACACCCTCATAAGACCCACACGATCCCGCAACGTGACCTTCCTTTTCCGCCGTTCTTTCCTTCATCCCTTGCCTCCCTCCATTGCGTTCCACCCtcgcccctcctttccctcccccaaacttcctcttcacctctcttccctacctcccttccctcccccaaacttccttcttcaccctcttccctccctcccttccctccctcaaacttccttcttcacccctcttccctccttcccttctctccctgaaacttccttcttcaccctcttccctccctccttccctccctcaaactccttcttcaccctcttcctccctccacttccctcctcaaacttcttcttcaccccttccttccctcccttccccctcaaacTTCCTCTcacccctacttccctccctcccttccctccctcaaacttccttcttcaccctcttccctccctcccttccctccctcaaacttccttcttcacccctcttccttccctcccttccctccctcaaacttccttcttcaccctcttccttccctcccttccctcccccaaacttcctcttcacctctcttccctacctcccttctctgcctcaaacttccttcttcacccctcttccttccctcccttccctccagcgTGCAGACTTCCTCCCCGGCGCCGGCCAGCCTGCAGGTCCAGTCGAAGACGTGGCTGCAGAGGGCGATGAAGGCGTAGAAGGCGATGAGGTTGGCGGCGATGTTGGCCACGAGCGGGATAGCGTTGGTCACGCCCACCATGGCGGCGTGCAGCCAGCTCGACTCCTCTCTGCGGGCGGGCAGCGAGTAGTAAGTTGTGTAAGGGATTGAAACTGAGGAAGGGGATTGAAATGCCCGAGGAGAAACTGAGGTCGGAAATGATCACTAGTTCTCAGAGTCTCTTTttctatatagatattgatagaattaagaccaaaatataaaaagacaATAGATAGAACCatgaagtaataataagtataagatgaATACTAAGAAGTAGCTATAATACTAGGAAAAAGAAAGCCAGCCTGAGGCCACGAACCCCTTCTGCATCTTGATGTCGGAGACGCTCGTCTTGGATTTCTTCGTCTCGGGATAGAAGAGCTTGGAGAAGGCGAGGGCGGCGGGGGCGTTCATGACGGAGGCGGAGATGAGGTGGGCGGGGTCGACGCCGAAGGAGATGTAGGCGGCCAGGACGGAGCCGGCGATGGTAGCGAAGCCGCCCGTCATGACAGCGTGCAGCTCCGACTTGGTCATGAGCGGCAGGTACGGCTTGATCAGCAGGGGGGCTTCGGTCTGTGGAGGGGTGAGTATGGGGCGTTAGGCTTGGCGCAGGGGAGAGACGGACCCTTGGGGAGCATAATGGCTCCGTTTATTATCAATCCGTTCAGCCACCCTCACGCACCGCCACTCAAGATCCAGAATAAATCTAAAGCTAACGGCAGCCCGACCCACCTGCCCGAGGAAGATGTTGGCAGCGGCGTTGACACTCTCGCAGGCGGTGGTGCCGACGGTGACCTGCAGGACCCAACCCAGCTTCATGACGACCCACTGCATGACGCCCCAGTAGTACAGGATCTGGATGCAGAAGCTGAAGAACAGGATCACAGACAACACCTGCGGAGAACAAAAGGGGTTCAGGACCGTTTTGGGTCAGCTGTGTTGCTCTCAGGGGAATGGATGCTTATTGTGAATGTATGTCCAACACACCCAATCactaactctctttctttctttctcctcctctttctcttcctctttcactctctctctctctctctctctctctctctctctctctctctctctctctctctctctctctctctctctctctctctcacacacacacacctaacattTCCGAGTTTACACAATCGAGAGCGCAAAATAACTCCCCCAAAACCTGACCTTGAAAGCGAAGATCTCCATCTCCGACACGAGCTCCCCGAAGACGAACTCGGAGCCCTCGTCCGTGAAGGCCAGGAACGTGGTGACCTTATCGGCGGCGCACTGGAACACGGCCTGACCCAGCGGCCAGCGCAGGATCACCAGGCCGAGCACGAATTGCAGGCCCATCCCCCAGCCCACGTGGCGCCACCGgacctgggagggagggagggagggagggtgagaaggagggggatgggtgggagtGGGCGAGGGAAGGGTAAGAaagagggtggatgggagggaggaagggagggagggaagggagggagggaagggagggagagggagcaagggaatgggagggagagggagaaggagggggttggagggagggagggggagaaggaaggggg comes from Penaeus monodon isolate SGIC_2016 chromosome 5, NSTDA_Pmon_1, whole genome shotgun sequence and encodes:
- the LOC119573083 gene encoding solute carrier family 28 member 3-like, translating into MGDPPSPLSDNAAFDNPSFDRDQEDGIAMRQLPTVLPATQTQDLPNSSPPKTSDIELAPHAPDMMKERTMGHEEDDKGSNRDNSDEEEEEDYSLFTMIPNYIEFKESIHRALPIKEMQQYRHIFFSILFGGGFVMYFAAVLIIKTKIEEEWSYWCEADGLLIVLTSLVALGIFYFQVLKRKNLPFGRAFEVYVVANVSRIFSKVPGVLVGLVLLAGALVFVVLDSWNDFERLQSLLGIATLIAFGFLFSAAPRKVRWRHVGWGMGLQFVLGLVILRWPLGQAVFQCAADKVTTFLAFTDEGSEFVFGELVSEMEIFAFKVLSVILFFSFCIQILYYWGVMQWVVMKLGWVLQVTVGTTACESVNAAANIFLGQTEAPLLIKPYLPLMTKSELHAVMTGGFATIAGSVLAAYISFGVDPAHLISASVMNAPAALAFSKLFYPETKKSKTSVSDIKMQKGEESSWLHAAMVGVTNAIPLVANIAANLIAFYAFIALCSHVFDWTCRLAGAGEEVCTLENVFGVLFTPLAFVMGVNWSECDQIGKLIGLKIIVNEFMAYSELSELIKAGAISKRAETIATYALCGFSNISSIGINLGGFSAMAPERKADLASVVVRAMIAGSCATFLTACVAGTLLPSAEESLFFNMTSTTQLLESTTSSFLY